The following are encoded together in the Flavihumibacter fluvii genome:
- a CDS encoding RluA family pseudouridine synthase produces MKHQLELLLETDDLVAVNKPAGLLSIPDREQSEPSLKDLLLQKYGSIYTVHRLDKETSGVIVFAKNENSHKFLSKQFEERATEKIYNGLVLGKLYETEGIIDEPIGEHPVKKGLMTVVRKGKPSITSYRVLESFPLYSWLEFKILTGRTHQIRVHMKHLGHPIVCDPYYGDGKPVLLSSFKKKFNLGKDVLEERPLLNRLALHARELRFTDPSGVARALEAPLPKDLRATLQQLEKYGKPFAR; encoded by the coding sequence ATGAAACATCAACTGGAACTATTGCTGGAAACAGATGACCTGGTAGCGGTGAACAAACCCGCCGGCTTATTATCCATCCCCGACCGGGAACAATCGGAGCCATCCCTGAAAGACCTCCTGCTACAAAAATATGGCAGTATTTATACAGTGCACCGGCTTGATAAAGAAACAAGTGGGGTGATAGTTTTTGCTAAAAATGAAAACAGCCACAAGTTTCTATCCAAACAATTCGAGGAAAGGGCCACAGAAAAAATCTATAACGGGTTGGTGCTAGGGAAACTTTACGAAACTGAAGGCATCATTGATGAACCCATTGGCGAGCATCCGGTAAAAAAAGGCCTGATGACCGTGGTCAGGAAAGGTAAACCATCGATCACTTCCTATCGCGTATTGGAAAGCTTTCCCCTTTACAGCTGGCTGGAGTTTAAAATATTAACCGGCCGAACACACCAGATCAGGGTGCACATGAAACACCTGGGCCATCCTATAGTTTGTGATCCTTATTATGGGGATGGCAAACCGGTATTGTTATCCTCTTTTAAGAAAAAATTCAACCTGGGCAAGGATGTGCTGGAAGAGCGTCCTTTGCTGAACAGGCTGGCACTTCATGCCCGTGAATTGCGATTTACAGATCCATCAGGCGTGGCAAGGGCACTGGAAGCACCACTGCCAAAGGACCTGCGGGCAACCTTGCAGCAACTGGAAAAATATGGAAAACCATTCGCCAGGTAA
- a CDS encoding pseudouridine synthase, which translates to MKKNTGFEKFANKKKAGTVKEEYRKERREVKSERAEAIKERILEKRKSHTTKPAPAPEKPKRSAIVKKGTLGAASAPVAGTGHQPASPGVMPLNKFIAHCGICARRDAAALVKEGVVTVNNEVVTEPGFKVTEADHVTVKGKRISITKNLVYILLNKPKDYITTTEDPQERKTVMELIKTATTERVYPIGRLDRNTSGVLLFTNDGELAQTLSHPKNQVKKIYEVKLDKALTKNDFDTIRNGITLEDGFVAPDALGYADPKDKTVIGIEIHSGRNRIVRRIFEHMKYDVRGLDRVMYAGLTKKNVTRGTWRMLTEKEVRLLKFFNKSAKKEKSAQ; encoded by the coding sequence ATGAAAAAGAATACCGGGTTCGAGAAATTCGCGAACAAAAAGAAAGCGGGTACCGTTAAAGAAGAGTACCGCAAAGAAAGAAGGGAAGTCAAATCAGAAAGGGCCGAAGCCATTAAGGAAAGAATCCTGGAGAAGCGAAAATCCCACACCACCAAACCAGCACCAGCACCGGAAAAACCGAAACGTTCCGCGATTGTGAAAAAAGGAACCCTTGGTGCTGCTTCCGCTCCTGTTGCCGGAACAGGTCATCAACCCGCATCACCTGGTGTTATGCCCCTGAATAAATTCATTGCCCATTGTGGTATATGTGCGCGGCGCGATGCAGCAGCTTTAGTGAAAGAAGGTGTCGTTACGGTAAATAATGAAGTAGTGACAGAGCCGGGCTTTAAAGTTACGGAAGCAGACCATGTAACGGTTAAAGGTAAACGCATTTCAATCACGAAGAACCTGGTATATATCCTGTTGAATAAACCCAAAGACTATATCACCACTACGGAAGACCCCCAGGAAAGGAAAACGGTGATGGAACTGATCAAAACAGCCACCACAGAACGGGTTTATCCAATCGGGCGACTTGACCGGAATACCAGCGGTGTACTATTGTTCACCAATGATGGTGAATTGGCTCAAACTTTATCCCACCCCAAAAACCAGGTAAAGAAAATTTACGAAGTAAAACTGGATAAGGCGCTTACCAAAAATGATTTCGACACTATCCGCAATGGTATAACCCTGGAAGATGGCTTTGTAGCTCCCGATGCGCTGGGGTATGCAGACCCAAAAGATAAAACCGTAATTGGCATAGAAATCCATAGCGGGCGGAACCGGATTGTGCGCCGCATCTTTGAGCACATGAAATATGATGTCCGCGGGCTGGATCGCGTCATGTATGCCGGGCTCACCAAGAAAAATGTCACCCGTGGTACATGGCGGATGTTAACAGAAAAAGAAGTGCGCCTGTTGAAGTTTTTTAATAAAAGCGCCAAGAAAGAAAAATCTGCTCAATAA